The Aquiluna sp. KACHI24 genome contains a region encoding:
- a CDS encoding SprT-like domain-containing protein: METKVIALATELFQKHGIVNYSFGFDRAIRRAGLCDYTKRRITISKHLLAAADMDQIEQVLLHEIAHALVGKSAGHGKIWRQKASEIGYRHERIDGSSLASEVAKWRGSCPQDHEHYRSRKPQRPLSCKLCAPSFSRRYLISWVEVR, from the coding sequence GTGGAAACCAAAGTCATCGCTTTAGCGACCGAGCTTTTTCAAAAGCACGGCATCGTGAACTACTCCTTCGGATTCGATAGAGCGATTCGCAGGGCTGGGTTATGCGACTACACCAAGCGCCGAATAACCATTTCTAAGCACCTCTTGGCTGCTGCTGACATGGATCAAATTGAACAGGTGCTGCTGCATGAGATTGCCCATGCATTGGTCGGTAAGAGCGCAGGTCACGGCAAGATCTGGCGACAGAAGGCCAGTGAGATCGGCTATCGCCACGAGAGGATCGACGGGTCATCGCTGGCCTCTGAAGTTGCAAAGTGGCGGGGAAGTTGTCCCCAAGATCACGAGCACTACCGCTCGAGAAAACCGCAGCGGCCACTGTCTTGCAAACTTTGTGCGCCGAGTTTTTCTAGGCGCTACCTGATTAGCTGGGTTGAGGTCCGATGA
- a CDS encoding prenyltransferase gives MLKKLFISSRPISWINTAFPFAAAYFLATGELDTNLLIGSLFFLIPYNLLMYGVNDVFDYPSDLRNPRKGGIEGGLLEPKYHRPTLLISFGLTIPFVIYLLLVGDLLSSVVLMVVLFSVVAYSLGGLRFKEIPFLDSFTSAMHFVGPMLFGLTLAGASFDQRIWLITFSFTLWGMASHAFGAVQDIRADREAGIASIATVLGAKATVRIAFFMYLVAGVVTLFLGDRYPQAALAALPYLFVVGREWGITDENCEVANRGWRRFIYLNFLAGAIVSAVIIGPQPS, from the coding sequence ATGCTGAAAAAGCTCTTCATCTCATCTCGTCCAATCTCTTGGATCAATACCGCTTTCCCATTTGCCGCAGCCTATTTCTTGGCGACGGGAGAGCTAGATACCAACCTGCTAATTGGCAGTTTGTTTTTTCTGATCCCCTACAACCTTTTGATGTATGGGGTGAATGACGTATTTGATTACCCCTCAGATCTGCGTAACCCAAGAAAAGGTGGCATCGAGGGTGGCCTCTTAGAGCCCAAGTATCACCGGCCCACCCTTTTGATTTCCTTCGGCTTAACAATCCCATTTGTGATCTACCTGTTGCTGGTTGGGGACCTGCTCAGCTCGGTGGTCCTGATGGTGGTTTTGTTTTCGGTAGTCGCTTACAGCCTCGGTGGCCTTCGATTCAAAGAGATTCCGTTTCTTGATTCCTTCACCTCAGCCATGCACTTTGTTGGCCCCATGCTCTTTGGTCTCACTCTTGCAGGAGCGAGCTTTGATCAAAGGATCTGGCTAATCACCTTTAGCTTCACCCTCTGGGGCATGGCTTCGCATGCTTTCGGGGCGGTGCAAGACATTAGAGCCGACCGAGAGGCCGGTATCGCGTCGATTGCCACCGTATTGGGGGCCAAGGCGACCGTTCGAATCGCATTTTTCATGTATTTGGTAGCGGGGGTGGTCACCCTGTTCCTTGGTGATCGCTATCCGCAGGCTGCGCTGGCAGCTCTTCCATACCTATTCGTGGTTGGTCGCGAATGGGGCATAACGGATGAAAACTGCGAGGTAGCGAATCGTGGATGGAGACGATTTATCTATTTGAACTTTTTGGCAGGCGCGATCGTCAGTGCCGTAATCATCGGACCTCAACCCAGCTAA
- a CDS encoding lycopene cyclase domain-containing protein: MSYPELTALVLGIFALYTVLVRKQLRARPVIITSLVMLTLTLIFDNVIIGTGIVAYDQEKLLGIMLGYAPIEDFAYTLVALVLTPSLYEFFRRG; encoded by the coding sequence ATGAGCTATCCAGAGTTGACGGCCTTGGTGTTGGGTATTTTCGCTCTCTACACAGTCTTGGTTCGCAAGCAGCTACGAGCGAGGCCGGTCATCATCACGAGCTTGGTGATGCTGACTCTGACGCTGATCTTCGATAACGTGATCATCGGAACCGGGATAGTGGCATACGACCAAGAGAAGCTCCTAGGCATCATGCTTGGCTATGCACCCATCGAGGACTTTGCCTACACTCTGGTGGCTCTGGTGCTGACCCCATCGCTATATGAATTCTTTAGGAGAGGTTGA
- a CDS encoding lycopene cyclase domain-containing protein, with amino-acid sequence MIQEVVPYLYLIALILSILGVGLLDFTHKLALFVDARATLLAVTISVAVFLAWDIVGIINGIFFRGDAPHLSGILLAPELPLEEVFFLTLLCYNTLVVYRWASK; translated from the coding sequence GTGATTCAGGAGGTAGTCCCCTACCTTTACCTGATCGCACTGATCCTCTCCATCTTGGGAGTTGGGCTTTTGGACTTCACCCACAAGCTGGCTCTGTTCGTTGACGCCCGGGCAACCTTGCTCGCAGTTACCATCTCGGTGGCAGTGTTTTTGGCCTGGGACATCGTCGGGATAATCAACGGCATCTTCTTCCGCGGTGATGCGCCACACCTAAGTGGCATCCTGCTCGCCCCCGAACTTCCGCTTGAAGAGGTTTTCTTCCTCACGCTTCTTTGCTACAACACCCTCGTGGTTTACAGGTGGGCGTCCAAATGA
- the crtI gene encoding phytoene desaturase family protein: MSQKTAIVIGGGIAGLSSAALLAKAGMKVTLYEAKESLGGRAYLWEKDGFRFDMGPSWYLMPDAFEQFYNLMGTTASAELDLVRLSPAYQTRNEGEGDKLLMSENVDEIKSMFESIEPGAGAALQRYLDSAEDAYKLSIKHFLYTNFRDPRSFFHPEVLARLGEFLKLLVTPLWTFSGKFVRDERLKKMLNFPAVFLGASPYDTPSMYHLMTHVDMNQGVFYPRGGIYTIIESIERLAKKQGVEIHTSSPVQKILVENGKAVGVKVGESEIRADVVVASADLHHVETKLLDEKHQTYPQRFWDKKVPGPSALLIYLGIKGKISQLDHHTLLYTKDWASNFKEVFRKADGKSKVPSPASLYLCMPSKTDSSVAPQDHENLFVLVPIAADPAIGRGGINGSGDPEFEAEADRIIDQIAQWCDIPDLKERIVVRRTVGPANFESELNAWSGTALGMAHTLTQSAFFRPSNKSKKVKNLLYTGHNTIPGIGLPMCLIGAELVYKHLIDDRSAGPTKGELSPVKSWRGLQ, translated from the coding sequence ATGAGTCAAAAAACTGCCATCGTAATCGGTGGCGGCATCGCCGGACTTTCCTCTGCCGCCCTATTGGCCAAGGCTGGCATGAAGGTGACCCTCTATGAGGCAAAGGAGTCCCTAGGTGGACGCGCCTACCTCTGGGAGAAGGATGGCTTCCGTTTTGACATGGGACCAAGCTGGTACCTGATGCCAGATGCTTTCGAGCAGTTTTACAACCTAATGGGAACCACCGCGAGCGCCGAGCTCGATCTAGTCCGACTCTCCCCCGCCTACCAAACGCGCAATGAGGGTGAGGGCGACAAGCTTCTGATGAGCGAGAACGTAGACGAGATCAAGTCCATGTTTGAGTCCATCGAGCCTGGAGCAGGAGCTGCCTTGCAGCGCTACCTCGACAGTGCCGAAGATGCCTACAAGCTCTCAATCAAACACTTCCTCTACACAAACTTCCGAGACCCACGAAGCTTCTTCCACCCAGAGGTGCTTGCGAGACTCGGTGAATTCCTGAAGCTCCTAGTGACACCACTTTGGACCTTCTCTGGGAAGTTTGTAAGAGACGAACGCCTGAAGAAGATGCTGAACTTCCCAGCGGTATTTCTTGGTGCATCGCCCTATGACACCCCGAGCATGTATCACCTGATGACTCACGTTGACATGAATCAGGGAGTCTTCTACCCACGCGGTGGCATCTACACAATCATCGAATCCATCGAGCGCCTTGCGAAAAAGCAAGGCGTTGAGATTCACACCTCCTCACCGGTTCAGAAAATCCTGGTCGAGAACGGCAAGGCTGTTGGAGTCAAGGTTGGAGAGTCTGAGATTCGGGCCGATGTTGTTGTGGCAAGCGCCGATTTGCACCACGTCGAGACCAAGCTGCTAGATGAAAAGCACCAGACCTATCCGCAGCGCTTTTGGGACAAGAAGGTCCCAGGTCCATCAGCACTTTTGATTTACCTGGGCATCAAGGGCAAGATTTCTCAGCTGGATCATCACACACTGCTCTATACCAAGGACTGGGCATCGAACTTCAAAGAGGTCTTCAGAAAGGCCGATGGCAAGAGCAAGGTGCCGTCACCTGCATCGCTCTACCTCTGCATGCCATCAAAGACCGATTCCAGCGTTGCCCCTCAGGATCATGAGAACCTGTTTGTCCTAGTTCCGATTGCAGCCGATCCTGCCATTGGTCGCGGTGGCATAAATGGCTCGGGCGACCCAGAGTTTGAGGCTGAGGCGGATCGCATCATTGATCAAATTGCCCAGTGGTGTGACATCCCAGACCTTAAGGAGCGCATTGTGGTGCGAAGGACAGTTGGTCCTGCGAACTTTGAGTCTGAGCTAAACGCCTGGAGCGGAACCGCACTGGGCATGGCTCACACCCTCACCCAGAGCGCATTCTTTAGACCATCCAATAAGTCCAAGAAGGTCAAGAACCTGCTCTACACAGGTCACAACACCATCCCAGGCATTGGCCTACCGATGTGTCTAATCGGAGCAGAGTTGGTTTATAAGCACCTGATCGATGACCGCAGTGCCGGCCCAACCAAGGGTGAGCTATCCCCAGTCAAGAGCTGGAGAGGCCTGCAGTGA
- a CDS encoding squalene/phytoene synthase family protein, whose product MESQDTTKVPTGLALYTEAAHRASAEVIYSYSTSFGAATKLLPKSLRHHIENIYAMVRVADEIVDGSAQQAALNAANLDPALELDAFEAETYRAMERGFSTNLILHSFAVTAREVGIAKDIVEPFFYSMRQDLTESEHDQESFERYVYGSAEVVGLMCLAAFVQGQSYTQEQKVQLVKGARALGSAFQKVNFLRDLAADFGRLGRSYFPGVNVNNFDEATKERLVQDIDNDLSISAQSLPLLPTSARVAVTAAQLLFAELNRKIGNTSAKDLINTRISVSNFKKLILVARAFLGAKP is encoded by the coding sequence GTGGAATCCCAAGACACCACCAAAGTGCCTACTGGTCTAGCGCTTTACACCGAGGCCGCTCATCGGGCGAGTGCCGAGGTGATTTACAGCTACTCAACTTCCTTTGGTGCTGCCACCAAACTGCTGCCAAAGTCACTTCGTCATCACATCGAAAACATCTACGCGATGGTGCGGGTTGCGGATGAGATCGTCGACGGTTCCGCTCAGCAGGCGGCTCTAAATGCGGCGAACCTCGATCCCGCTCTAGAGCTCGACGCCTTTGAAGCCGAGACCTACCGGGCAATGGAGCGAGGTTTTTCAACCAACCTGATTCTGCACTCTTTTGCAGTAACCGCGCGCGAAGTCGGCATTGCCAAAGACATTGTTGAGCCGTTTTTCTATTCGATGCGCCAGGACCTGACTGAGTCCGAGCATGATCAAGAATCATTTGAACGCTATGTCTATGGCTCTGCCGAGGTGGTTGGTTTGATGTGCCTTGCGGCGTTCGTGCAGGGTCAGAGCTACACCCAAGAGCAAAAAGTTCAGCTAGTCAAGGGTGCCAGAGCGCTTGGCAGCGCATTCCAAAAGGTGAACTTTCTTAGAGACCTCGCTGCAGACTTTGGACGGCTAGGTCGCTCCTACTTCCCAGGTGTCAACGTCAACAACTTTGATGAGGCAACCAAAGAGCGATTGGTTCAAGACATCGACAATGACTTGAGTATCAGCGCCCAATCGCTACCGCTTCTTCCAACCTCTGCGAGAGTCGCCGTTACCGCCGCTCAGCTTTTGTTTGCCGAACTAAATCGCAAAATCGGAAACACATCGGCCAAGGATTTGATTAACACCCGTATCAGCGTGAGCAATTTCAAGAAGTTGATCTTGGTCGCCCGCGCGTTTTTAGGAGCTAAGCCATGA
- the ilvD gene encoding dihydroxy-acid dehydratase, producing MPSPMKPRSHVVTDGIERAAARGMLRAVGMGDEDWEKPQIGVASSWNEVTPCNLSLDRLADAAKMGVHAAKGYPLEFGTISVSDGISMGHEGMHFSLVSREVIADSVETVMQAERLDGSVLLAGCDKSLPGMLMAAARLDLASVFLYAGSIAPGWVKLSDGTEKEVTIIDAFEAVGACKAGKMSLEDLDRIERAICPGEGACGGMYTANTMASIGEALGMSLPGSASPPSADRRRDAWAHRSGEAVVNLIAKGITARQILTKKAFENAIAVLMAFGGSTNAVLHLLAIAREAEVDLQLSDFNRIADKVPHLGDLKPFGQFVMNDVDRVGGVPVVMKALLDAGLIHGDCLTVTGKTVAENLADINPPDPDGKIIRAMNNPIHKTGGITVLHGTIAPEGAVVKTAGFDLEFFEGPARVFDREQGAMDALSRGEISAGDVVVIRYEGPKGGPGMREMLAITGAIKGAGLGKDVLLLTDGRFSGGTTGLCIGHIAPEATDGGPIALVRDGDLIRVDIAARSLDLLVDEEELAARRQNWQPLPPRYTRGVLGKYSKLFRSAAEGAFCG from the coding sequence ATGCCAAGCCCAATGAAACCTCGTAGTCACGTTGTAACGGATGGAATTGAAAGGGCTGCCGCGCGCGGAATGCTGCGGGCAGTCGGAATGGGTGACGAGGACTGGGAAAAGCCGCAAATCGGTGTGGCGTCGTCATGGAACGAAGTAACCCCATGCAACCTCTCACTGGATCGGCTGGCCGATGCCGCCAAGATGGGTGTGCACGCAGCCAAGGGCTACCCACTTGAGTTCGGAACCATTTCGGTTTCTGACGGTATCTCAATGGGTCACGAGGGTATGCACTTCTCGCTTGTCTCTCGTGAGGTAATCGCGGACTCGGTTGAGACCGTTATGCAGGCTGAGCGTTTGGATGGTTCAGTCCTTTTGGCCGGCTGTGACAAGTCCCTACCTGGCATGTTGATGGCAGCTGCTCGTTTGGATTTGGCATCGGTATTTCTCTATGCCGGATCGATTGCTCCGGGCTGGGTAAAGCTTTCTGATGGCACCGAAAAAGAGGTCACTATCATCGACGCCTTCGAGGCAGTCGGTGCTTGCAAGGCCGGCAAGATGAGTCTTGAGGATTTGGACCGCATCGAGCGTGCGATCTGTCCGGGTGAAGGCGCATGTGGCGGTATGTACACCGCTAACACGATGGCTTCGATCGGTGAAGCGCTCGGCATGAGCCTTCCTGGTTCCGCGTCACCACCCTCTGCAGACCGTCGTCGCGATGCCTGGGCTCACCGCTCGGGTGAGGCCGTTGTCAACCTGATTGCTAAGGGCATCACTGCACGTCAGATCCTGACCAAGAAGGCATTTGAAAACGCAATCGCTGTCTTGATGGCCTTTGGTGGTTCGACAAACGCTGTGCTGCACCTCCTAGCAATCGCCCGTGAGGCCGAGGTTGACCTTCAACTTTCCGACTTCAACCGAATTGCCGACAAGGTGCCACACCTTGGAGACCTAAAGCCATTCGGTCAGTTTGTAATGAACGATGTCGACCGCGTCGGTGGTGTGCCGGTTGTAATGAAGGCCCTGCTTGATGCCGGTCTCATTCACGGTGACTGCCTAACCGTTACCGGTAAGACCGTTGCCGAAAACTTGGCAGACATTAACCCACCAGACCCAGACGGCAAGATCATCCGTGCGATGAACAACCCAATCCACAAGACCGGCGGTATCACCGTCCTTCACGGCACCATCGCTCCTGAGGGCGCAGTTGTAAAGACTGCAGGGTTTGACCTCGAGTTCTTCGAGGGTCCAGCTCGCGTTTTTGATCGTGAGCAGGGAGCCATGGATGCACTCTCCCGCGGCGAGATCAGCGCCGGTGACGTAGTGGTAATTCGCTACGAGGGTCCAAAGGGTGGGCCTGGTATGCGCGAGATGCTCGCCATCACTGGAGCAATCAAGGGTGCAGGATTGGGCAAGGATGTCCTACTATTGACAGACGGACGATTCTCAGGCGGCACAACCGGCCTGTGCATCGGACACATAGCACCAGAAGCAACCGATGGCGGACCTATTGCCCTGGTGCGCGATGGAGACCTAATTAGGGTCGACATTGCAGCTCGTTCTCTTGACTTACTGGTCGACGAAGAAGAGCTGGCTGCCCGCAGACAGAACTGGCAGCCGCTTCCCCCGCGCTACACCCGCGGTGTTCTAGGGAAGTACTCCAAGCTATTCAGATCTGCCGCAGAAGGTGCTTTCTGCGGTTAA
- a CDS encoding acetolactate synthase large subunit, which produces MLSAVNTDLIRNSMATETLTGAQAIIRSLEMLGVDTVFGLPGGAILPTYDPLMDSSKIRHILVRHEQGAGHAAEGYAAASGKLGVCIATSGPGATNLVTPIMDAMMDSVPMLAITGQVNSHAIGTDAFQEADIVGITMPITKHSFLVTKAEDIPATMAAAYELATTGRPGPVLVDVAKDAQNAKFEFNWPPKVDLPGYKPVTDPHGKQVTAAAELILASKKPILYVGGGVIRAGAHRELLKLAELINAPVTTTLMARGAFPDSHPNHLGMPGMHGTVPAVTGLQKSDLLITLGARFDDRVTGDVKSFAREAKVIHVDIDPAEIGKIRHADVPIVGDAKVVISMLIAELEKQLGGTKPDYSAWWQFLNGLKERYPLGYVDLDDGKLAPQTVIKRIGELSGPEAIYCAGVGQHQMWAAQFINYERPNSWVNSGGAGTMGYSVPAAMGAKVAQPDRLVWSIDGDGCFQMTNQELATCAINNIPIKVAIINNSSLGMVRQWQTLFYNERYSNTDLHTGTDTLMIPDFVKLAEAYGCLAIRVEKEEEIDPAIKLAMETNDRPVVIDFIVGRDAMVWPMVPAGVSNDAVQYARDARPIWEGDE; this is translated from the coding sequence GTGCTTTCTGCGGTTAATACCGACTTGATAAGGAATTCGATGGCTACCGAAACCCTCACCGGAGCGCAAGCAATCATTCGCTCTTTGGAGATGCTGGGTGTCGACACCGTCTTTGGTTTGCCCGGTGGCGCAATTCTGCCCACCTACGACCCACTGATGGACTCCAGCAAGATTCGTCACATTTTGGTGCGTCACGAGCAGGGCGCAGGCCACGCAGCAGAAGGCTATGCGGCAGCCAGCGGGAAGCTCGGAGTTTGCATCGCAACCAGCGGACCAGGAGCAACTAACCTGGTGACCCCAATCATGGACGCGATGATGGACTCGGTGCCCATGCTTGCAATCACCGGTCAGGTGAACTCGCACGCCATCGGAACTGATGCTTTCCAGGAGGCCGACATTGTCGGCATCACAATGCCAATCACCAAGCACAGTTTCTTGGTTACAAAGGCAGAAGATATCCCGGCGACCATGGCAGCTGCTTACGAGCTTGCAACCACCGGTCGCCCAGGACCAGTCTTGGTTGACGTTGCCAAGGATGCTCAAAACGCAAAGTTTGAATTCAACTGGCCACCAAAGGTTGACCTACCTGGTTATAAGCCAGTTACCGACCCGCATGGCAAGCAGGTAACTGCTGCAGCAGAGCTGATTCTGGCTTCGAAGAAGCCAATCCTTTACGTTGGTGGCGGTGTGATCAGAGCTGGCGCTCACCGGGAGCTTCTCAAGCTTGCCGAGCTCATCAACGCTCCAGTGACCACCACCTTGATGGCGCGCGGTGCTTTCCCTGACTCGCACCCTAATCACCTTGGTATGCCAGGTATGCACGGAACCGTGCCAGCGGTGACCGGACTTCAGAAATCGGATCTCCTGATCACTCTGGGTGCCCGTTTCGATGACCGCGTGACCGGAGACGTAAAGAGCTTTGCCCGAGAGGCAAAGGTCATTCACGTTGACATTGACCCAGCCGAGATTGGCAAGATTCGTCACGCCGATGTCCCAATTGTTGGTGATGCCAAGGTCGTAATTTCGATGTTGATTGCTGAGCTTGAAAAGCAGCTCGGTGGCACCAAGCCCGATTATTCGGCATGGTGGCAGTTCCTCAATGGGCTCAAGGAGCGCTACCCACTTGGTTATGTCGATCTCGATGACGGCAAGCTCGCTCCGCAAACCGTTATCAAGCGAATCGGTGAGCTTTCCGGACCTGAGGCGATCTACTGCGCCGGTGTTGGTCAACATCAGATGTGGGCGGCACAGTTCATTAACTACGAGCGTCCAAACTCCTGGGTTAACTCAGGTGGAGCCGGAACTATGGGTTACTCGGTTCCAGCCGCGATGGGTGCCAAGGTTGCTCAGCCGGATCGTTTGGTTTGGTCAATCGACGGCGATGGCTGCTTCCAAATGACCAACCAGGAGTTGGCGACCTGCGCGATCAACAACATTCCAATCAAGGTTGCGATCATCAATAACTCGTCCTTGGGAATGGTCCGTCAGTGGCAGACCCTGTTCTACAACGAGCGCTACTCCAACACTGATTTGCACACCGGAACTGACACCCTGATGATCCCCGACTTCGTCAAGCTCGCTGAAGCCTACGGCTGCCTAGCGATTCGCGTGGAGAAGGAAGAGGAGATCGACCCAGCCATCAAGTTGGCCATGGAAACCAACGACCGCCCAGTGGTGATCGACTTCATCGTTGGTCGAGATGCGATGGTGTGGCCAATGGTCCCCGCCGGAGTCTCCAACGACGCCGTGCAGTACGCCCGCGATGCCAGACCGATCTGGGAAGGGGACGAGTAA
- the ilvN gene encoding acetolactate synthase small subunit, with the protein MSQHVLSLLVEDKPGILTRVAALFARRGFNIESLAVGTTEVEGVSRITAVVSLDGQPLEQVTKQLNKLVNVLKIVELEQDNSVARDHMLIKVKTDAATRSQVLEAVTLFRARVIDVVSDSVVIEVTGDTAKCKAFLKVLEPFGIKELVQSGAIAISRGSKSMSEKVLR; encoded by the coding sequence ATGAGTCAGCACGTACTCTCACTACTGGTTGAAGATAAGCCAGGTATTTTGACCCGCGTCGCCGCACTGTTTGCGCGTCGTGGTTTCAACATCGAGTCTTTGGCCGTTGGAACCACCGAGGTTGAGGGTGTTTCAAGAATCACCGCCGTGGTAAGTCTTGACGGACAACCACTCGAGCAGGTAACCAAGCAGTTGAACAAGCTTGTCAACGTTCTGAAGATCGTTGAGCTCGAGCAGGACAATTCGGTGGCCCGCGATCACATGTTGATTAAGGTCAAAACCGATGCCGCCACTCGCTCTCAGGTGCTCGAAGCCGTTACGCTGTTTCGTGCCCGAGTTATTGACGTGGTCAGCGACTCGGTTGTTATCGAGGTCACCGGCGACACCGCTAAGTGCAAGGCATTTCTGAAGGTGCTCGAACCATTCGGCATTAAAGAACTCGTTCAGTCTGGAGCAATCGCGATCTCTCGCGGCTCTAAGTCAATGAGCGAAAAAGTGCTTCGCTAA
- the ilvC gene encoding ketol-acid reductoisomerase has protein sequence MAEIFYDKDADLSIIQGRKVAVLGFGSQGHAHALNLKDSGVDVVVGLPEGSKSRAKAQEQGLNVLTPSEAVKWANVIVVLAPDPKQRDLYTNDIEPNLSAGDALVFGHGFAIRFGFIKPPADVDVFLVAPKGPGHLVRREYVAGKGVPNLIAVEQDATGNAMAVGLSYSKAIGGTRAGTIKTTFTEETETDLFGEQAVLCGGASQLVMYGFEVLTEAGYQPEIAYFEVLHELKLIVDLMYEGGIAKQRWSVSDTAEYGDYVSGPRVIDPRVKENMKAVLADIQSGAFADRFISDQDAGAPEFKALRAKGEAHPIEATGRELRKLFSWIKQDDDYQEGSAAR, from the coding sequence GTGGCAGAAATCTTCTATGACAAAGACGCCGACCTGAGCATCATTCAGGGACGCAAGGTGGCCGTATTGGGATTTGGTTCTCAGGGTCATGCTCACGCTCTAAACCTGAAGGACTCCGGCGTTGACGTCGTAGTTGGTCTACCAGAGGGATCAAAGTCCCGTGCCAAGGCACAGGAGCAGGGCCTAAACGTGCTAACTCCTTCCGAGGCGGTCAAGTGGGCAAACGTAATTGTGGTACTTGCTCCGGACCCTAAGCAGCGCGACCTCTACACCAATGACATTGAGCCAAACCTCTCCGCGGGTGACGCACTGGTCTTCGGACACGGTTTTGCTATTCGCTTCGGCTTCATCAAGCCTCCGGCAGATGTTGACGTTTTCCTAGTGGCACCAAAGGGTCCAGGTCACCTGGTTCGCCGCGAGTACGTTGCAGGCAAGGGTGTTCCCAACCTGATTGCTGTCGAGCAGGATGCAACTGGCAACGCCATGGCAGTCGGACTTTCCTACTCCAAGGCAATCGGTGGCACCCGTGCAGGCACCATCAAGACCACTTTCACCGAGGAGACCGAGACCGACCTATTCGGTGAGCAGGCTGTTCTCTGTGGTGGCGCATCACAGCTCGTCATGTACGGCTTTGAGGTGCTAACCGAGGCTGGTTACCAGCCAGAGATCGCTTACTTCGAGGTGCTTCACGAGCTCAAGCTGATCGTTGACCTCATGTACGAGGGTGGCATTGCAAAGCAGCGCTGGAGCGTTTCTGACACCGCCGAGTACGGTGACTACGTCTCCGGTCCTCGCGTGATTGACCCTCGCGTCAAGGAAAACATGAAGGCCGTTTTGGCCGACATCCAGTCCGGCGCATTTGCTGACCGCTTCATCTCAGACCAGGATGCTGGTGCTCCAGAGTTCAAGGCGCTGCGTGCTAAGGGCGAGGCTCACCCAATCGAGGCAACCGGTCGCGAACTTCGCAAGCTGTTCAGCTGGATCAAGCAGGACGATGACTACCAAGAGGGCTCAGCCGCTCGCTAG
- a CDS encoding dihydrofolate reductase family protein: MSKVIFYGVMSLDGYIAGENDDMGWAEKYLSPQEDFGWMELIQSCGAVLMGRKTFEFELKNAPELDRILPTYVVTEQPLRFDGVHTQNLYFIGGDLREVVESIKAKHQGNLFVGGGAMLLDTMLVMGLVDELRLFLAPDLLGGGTKLFKGSQIKAQFSLTQTEQYESGLVEMRLERKL; encoded by the coding sequence ATGTCTAAAGTCATCTTTTACGGAGTGATGTCCCTCGACGGCTATATTGCTGGTGAAAACGATGACATGGGTTGGGCTGAAAAATATCTCAGCCCCCAAGAGGACTTCGGCTGGATGGAGCTGATTCAGAGCTGTGGTGCAGTCTTGATGGGTCGCAAGACGTTTGAGTTTGAACTCAAGAATGCCCCAGAGCTAGATCGAATCCTTCCCACCTACGTGGTAACCGAACAGCCGCTTCGATTCGATGGTGTCCATACCCAGAATCTCTACTTCATTGGCGGCGATCTGCGTGAGGTGGTCGAGAGCATCAAGGCCAAGCATCAGGGCAACCTATTTGTTGGTGGCGGTGCGATGCTATTGGACACCATGTTGGTGATGGGCTTGGTCGACGAGCTTCGACTGTTCCTGGCACCTGACCTCTTAGGTGGCGGGACCAAATTATTCAAGGGTTCCCAAATCAAGGCGCAATTTAGCCTGACCCAGACCGAACAATACGAGTCTGGGCTTGTGGAAATGCGTTTGGAAAGAAAGCTCTAG